A window of Psychroflexus sp. ALD_RP9 contains these coding sequences:
- the ybeY gene encoding rRNA maturation RNase YbeY — MINFESQNDFKLYNPKAYMQWIENVVVSEEFNLEELQFIFCNDDYLLKINQQFLNHDTYTDIITFDQSVGKNILAEIYISTERVAENAKTYKVSFDNELKRVIIHGVLHCMRFGDKTEEEQLKMREKENEKIQMFHVEQN; from the coding sequence ATGATTAATTTTGAATCTCAAAATGATTTTAAACTCTACAATCCAAAAGCATATATGCAGTGGATTGAAAATGTGGTTGTGAGTGAAGAGTTTAACCTTGAAGAATTGCAGTTCATCTTCTGTAATGACGATTATTTACTTAAGATTAATCAACAGTTTTTAAATCATGATACTTACACAGACATAATCACGTTTGATCAAAGTGTTGGAAAAAACATTTTAGCAGAAATTTATATCAGTACTGAACGCGTTGCAGAAAACGCAAAAACTTATAAAGTTAGTTTTGATAATGAGTTGAAACGAGTTATTATTCACGGTGTATTGCATTGCATGAGATTTGGTGATAAGACCGAAGAAGAGCAATTGAAAATGCGAGAAAAAGAAAATGAAAAAATACAAATGTTCCACGTGGAACAAAACTAA
- a CDS encoding DUF4175 family protein — protein MQHYQQIEHKLSQFIKKYYYNQLLKGSIISLGSILALSILIAAVEYFLWLNPTGRLILLIVGCFIMLAILSLFVIKPILKLTKISKGIDFYSASNLIGQHFKEVNDKLTNILQLKEQGASNEFIIASIEQKSKEIRSIPFQMAVNFSYNLKYLRFAVIPLLIIVAIWVSGQGQFFSDSYFRMANYEKEFEPPAPFRFQVLNDSLTAIAGRDFTIKVKTSGQIAPEQINIHLNDEKFSLEQLADGSHIFNLQNLTKTTEFFLSANGLKSKTYKISLLKTPELKGLALQLKFPSYINRPPSNINGTGNATIPEGTEILWQISTAHTTQVNLLSNTKTIAFNAENNLFKYQQKIRQNLDYQISISNALFSNYETLNYQIKVVKDEYPQLKLQSKQDTINQKQRYFFAKLSDDYGLTKAEIEITNTKTDSSFTKPISIAKNSFATFNYAVPNPELKFKPGNTYRYVFKVYDNDAVNGRKSSQSEVFYFNKPSQVEAKKENLKQQQEAINQINQSLSKNKAAKKELSDLKQISKEKQQLNYTDKQKLRRFVERQEQQMVLMKSYAKKLEKQLEDLDSENQDKKELQNRLEQNQEKIDQNKKLLDELKKLQEKIDQENLDNALEEFDKEQKKQEQSLEQLLELTKHFYLEEKQKQLADELKSLAEKQENLAKSKENSSEKQKDLSQEFKQLQDEIKQLKEENENLEKPMDIGSDKFLEENIKSDQKTAEEELSESEKNSNKQQSKQKAQKAQQNAAKQMRQLSKKMQQQMMAGGMQQQQEDAEMLKQILDNLIVYSIEQEKLMNDFSKLTNKNPLFPSKLRRQAELRENFKHVDDSLFELAKRNMMITSLVNNAIEDIKFNTIKTLENLSENKIGRGISYQQYIMKDANQLANLLSQSLDQMQQQMNGSGQGQGGKPKPGQGQGSGQQLSDIIKSHDELSKAMKKGQQKGQKPGNKSDGEEGQEANEGGDKNGNKGKNGNSGGDNQGGKNGKGQSNSNASEKGQSNNEPNAGESADEIYRIFKQQQKLRQQLEDRIKELGLNANSKALEKSLNELEQELLMKGFTNKLLQKMESVKHQLLKLEEAANKQGKDQQRQAETNTKTFNNNQQKWIEKSKEYFNSTELLNRQQLPLQPKFKLLIEQYFKITND, from the coding sequence ATGCAGCATTATCAACAAATTGAACATAAACTTTCGCAGTTTATTAAAAAATACTATTACAACCAGTTATTAAAAGGTTCTATTATAAGCTTAGGCTCTATCTTAGCACTAAGTATTTTAATAGCGGCTGTAGAATATTTTTTATGGCTAAACCCGACTGGTCGTTTAATTTTACTCATAGTTGGCTGTTTTATAATGCTGGCTATTTTAAGCCTGTTTGTTATTAAGCCAATTTTAAAACTGACTAAAATTTCGAAAGGAATTGATTTTTACAGCGCTTCAAACTTAATAGGTCAACACTTTAAAGAGGTTAATGATAAACTCACAAATATTCTTCAATTAAAAGAACAAGGTGCTTCAAACGAATTTATCATTGCTAGTATCGAGCAAAAATCTAAAGAAATTAGGTCTATTCCTTTTCAAATGGCTGTTAACTTCAGTTATAATTTGAAATATTTACGTTTTGCTGTAATTCCGCTGCTAATTATTGTGGCGATTTGGGTCTCAGGACAAGGTCAATTTTTTTCAGATTCTTATTTCCGAATGGCTAATTATGAAAAAGAATTTGAGCCACCAGCACCATTTCGATTTCAGGTTTTGAACGATAGTTTAACGGCTATTGCTGGAAGAGATTTCACTATCAAGGTTAAAACCTCTGGCCAAATTGCACCAGAACAAATAAACATTCATCTTAATGATGAAAAATTTAGTTTAGAACAACTGGCTGATGGAAGTCATATTTTTAATTTACAAAACCTGACAAAAACAACCGAATTTTTTTTAAGTGCCAATGGACTAAAATCTAAAACTTACAAGATTTCATTATTAAAAACCCCGGAATTGAAAGGTTTAGCCTTGCAGTTGAAGTTTCCATCTTATATTAATCGTCCGCCTTCAAATATAAATGGAACTGGAAACGCAACAATCCCTGAAGGTACTGAAATTCTTTGGCAAATTTCTACTGCTCATACTACTCAAGTCAATTTATTAAGTAATACAAAAACAATAGCTTTTAATGCTGAAAATAATCTATTTAAGTACCAACAAAAAATACGGCAAAACCTTGATTATCAGATCAGTATTTCGAATGCCTTGTTTTCTAATTATGAAACATTAAACTATCAAATAAAAGTGGTTAAAGATGAGTATCCACAGCTTAAACTTCAAAGTAAGCAAGATACCATCAATCAAAAACAACGCTACTTTTTTGCAAAGCTTAGTGACGATTATGGTTTAACAAAAGCAGAAATTGAAATTACAAATACAAAAACCGATTCAAGTTTTACAAAACCTATTTCAATTGCAAAAAATTCATTTGCAACCTTTAATTACGCAGTTCCTAATCCCGAATTAAAATTTAAACCAGGCAATACTTATCGCTATGTCTTTAAAGTTTATGATAATGATGCTGTAAATGGTCGTAAAAGTTCGCAGTCTGAAGTTTTTTATTTCAATAAACCAAGTCAAGTTGAAGCAAAAAAAGAAAATCTTAAGCAACAACAAGAAGCTATAAACCAGATAAATCAATCACTTTCTAAAAACAAAGCAGCCAAGAAAGAACTGTCAGATTTAAAACAAATAAGCAAAGAAAAGCAGCAACTAAATTATACTGATAAGCAAAAACTAAGACGCTTTGTTGAACGTCAAGAACAGCAAATGGTATTAATGAAGTCTTATGCCAAAAAATTAGAAAAACAACTTGAAGATTTAGACAGTGAAAATCAAGATAAAAAAGAACTTCAAAATCGTTTAGAACAAAATCAAGAAAAAATTGACCAAAACAAAAAATTATTAGATGAATTAAAAAAGCTTCAAGAAAAAATTGATCAAGAAAACTTAGATAATGCGCTTGAGGAGTTTGATAAAGAACAGAAAAAGCAAGAACAAAGCTTAGAACAGTTGTTAGAATTAACCAAACATTTTTATTTAGAAGAAAAACAGAAGCAATTGGCAGACGAGTTGAAATCTCTTGCTGAAAAACAAGAAAACTTAGCTAAGAGCAAAGAAAATTCATCAGAAAAACAAAAAGACCTTAGTCAAGAGTTTAAACAACTGCAGGATGAAATTAAGCAACTAAAAGAAGAAAATGAAAACTTAGAAAAGCCGATGGATATTGGCAGCGATAAGTTTTTAGAAGAAAATATTAAGTCAGATCAAAAAACTGCTGAAGAAGAACTATCTGAGTCTGAAAAAAACAGTAATAAACAGCAATCTAAACAAAAAGCACAAAAGGCACAGCAAAACGCAGCAAAACAAATGCGTCAATTATCTAAAAAAATGCAACAGCAAATGATGGCAGGTGGTATGCAACAACAGCAAGAAGACGCCGAAATGCTTAAGCAAATTTTAGATAACCTTATTGTATATTCTATAGAGCAAGAAAAATTGATGAACGATTTCTCGAAACTTACTAATAAAAATCCATTATTTCCCTCAAAGTTAAGACGTCAAGCCGAGTTACGTGAAAACTTTAAACATGTTGATGATAGCTTATTTGAATTAGCAAAACGCAATATGATGATCACTTCTTTAGTCAATAACGCTATTGAAGATATTAAATTTAATACTATAAAAACTTTAGAAAATCTATCAGAAAATAAAATAGGTCGAGGTATAAGTTACCAACAATATATCATGAAAGATGCTAATCAATTAGCAAACTTATTAAGTCAATCGCTTGATCAAATGCAACAGCAAATGAATGGATCTGGTCAAGGTCAAGGAGGTAAGCCGAAACCTGGCCAGGGCCAAGGATCAGGACAACAATTATCAGATATTATAAAATCTCATGACGAACTTTCAAAAGCCATGAAGAAAGGCCAACAAAAAGGCCAAAAACCAGGGAATAAATCTGATGGAGAAGAAGGTCAAGAAGCCAATGAAGGTGGAGATAAAAATGGAAACAAAGGTAAAAATGGTAATTCTGGAGGAGATAATCAAGGTGGAAAAAATGGTAAAGGTCAATCTAATAGCAATGCTAGTGAAAAAGGACAAAGCAATAATGAGCCTAATGCTGGTGAAAGCGCTGATGAAATTTATCGAATTTTTAAACAACAACAAAAATTACGACAACAGCTTGAAGACCGTATTAAAGAATTAGGTTTAAATGCTAATTCTAAGGCTCTTGAAAAAAGTTTAAATGAGCTTGAACAAGAACTGCTTATGAAAGGCTTTACAAATAAACTTCTGCAGAAAATGGAATCGGTGAAACACCAGCTTTTAAAACTTGAAGAAGCTGCCAATAAGCAAGGGAAAGATCAGCAGCGACAAGCTGAAACTAACACAAAAACCTTCAATAACAATCAGCAAAAATGGATTGAAAAATCTAAAGAATATTTTAATTCAACTGAATTATTAAATCGCCAACAATTACCTTTGCAACCAAAATTTAAATTGCTTATTGAGCAATACTTTAAAATAACAAATGATTAA